One segment of Desulfobacterales bacterium DNA contains the following:
- a CDS encoding co-chaperone GroES, with protein MTIRPMNDRLLVLRLEQDQKSPGGIIIPDTAKEKPQQGKIIAAGPGRMGNDGNRIAMAVKEGDKVLFGKYAGTEIKINGVEHIFMKEDDILGILE; from the coding sequence ATGACAATTAGACCAATGAATGATAGATTACTGGTTTTAAGACTTGAACAGGATCAAAAAAGCCCTGGAGGAATAATAATTCCTGATACCGCAAAAGAAAAACCACAACAAGGAAAAATTATCGCTGCTGGCCCTGGAAGAATGGGAAATGATGGTAATAGAATAGCCATGGCGGTAAAAGAAGGAGATAAAGTTTTATTTGGTAAATATGCAGGAACTGAGATAAAAATTAATGGTGTTGAACACATTTTTATGAAAGAAGATGATATTTTAGGAATTCTTGAATAA